GGCGATCGGGGAGAGCTGTCCGGTTTTGCCGGCCCAGCCTACAACTTGTAGTTGATGCCAAACAGGACCGTGCGCCCCCAGGTGTCGTATTCCAGCGGCCGGGTCATCGGCACGTTGTTCGGCAAGGTGGCGACCTGCACCGAGGAATCCGACGAGTTGGTCAGGTTGTTGACCTGCAGCAGCAGCGACAGTCCATTCCAGCGTCCGCTGCTGAACGCGTAGCCCAGTTGCAGGTCGGTCTGCCGGTTGGCCAGGATCTTCGTGTAGCCCAGCTGGTCGAACAGGGCCACCGCCTCGCCGGTGAACGACGAGCGATAGCGTTCGGCCACGCGCACCGAGAAGCCATAGCGTTCGTAGAACAGCGCCAGGTTCGCCACCTTGCGCGACAGGCCGGGCAAGGTCTTCGGGCCGCCCGGGACGGACGAAATCGACGACAGCGGAATCGAGCTGTTGGTCAGCGAAAAGTTCGCCTGCGCACCAAACCCTTCCAGCGCATGCGCCAGCAGGCCGCCCTCCAGCGCGCCGGACAATTCCAGGCCATCCATCTTGCCGCCGGTGCCGTTTTCCGGCGTGGTGAACGAACCGATGTTGCTGGTCGGCACCAGGGTCGGCGTGTCGTTGGTGTAATTGGAGAAGTCGTAGTCCAGCACGGTCTGGTTGTAGATGTAGTTGAGCAGGTTCTTGTGGAACACCGCCGCGGCCACGTAGCTGGCGTTGCCGAAATACTTCTCCCACGACAGGTCGGTGCCGACCGCCACGTACGGGCGCAGCTGTGGGTTGCCGCCGCTGCCCGACCACAGCACCTGACCCGCGCCGGGACCGTCGGTGATCTTCGACACGCCGGCCGAGGTGGACACCTTCTCGTCGTCGATGCGACCGCGCGCCATGGTCTTGGCCAGGCCCAGACGCAAGTATTGCCGCTCGCCGATCTCGGCCACCAGGTTCAGGCTGGGCAACACGTTGTTGTACGTCGCGCCATCCCGGATGCTGCTGACCAGGGTGTCGCCATTGGTCTGCAGCGCCCGCGACGACTGGTCGGTATGCACGAACTGCACGCCCACGTTGCCGCGCAGCGGGATGTCGCCCAGGCGCGTGTCGATGTTGAACTTCACGTAGGCCAGCGGCACCTTCTCCTCGACGGAGTAGTTGCGGCTCCAGTCACCCTGACCGTTCTTGGGCACCCGGTAGAACTGGTTGCCATACAGCGCGCCCAGCACGTTGTAGTTGAGGATGCCGGAAATGCCGCCGTAGCCCAGCGAGGTGGGGTTGTACAGCAGCGAGGGATCGACCGGCGCGCTGAAGTGGTTCTGGTAGGTGTCCTGGGTCGAACCGTTGCCGTCGAGGTAGGCGAACAGCACGTCGGCATGCTTGGTCTTGGTGCGGTCGGAATACGCCACGCCGAAATCCATGTCGCTGAAGATCCAGCCCACCGCATGGCTGGCCTGCAGGCGCAGCGCGTGGATGGTGTCGTCCTGGCGGTCCAGCTCCTCGCGACCGTTGTAGCCGTAGTTGTCCGGATCGGTGAACACCATCGTGCCGGGGTCGGCCAGGTTGGCCACCGGGCGGAAGTCCGGATAGCCGAAGCCACTGGACGTGTTGAACGCGACGTCGGTGAGGGCGCCGTTCGCCAGTCCGCTGAACAGGTAGGCATCGTGCAGCTTCACTCGGGCACTGGACGAGGACAGGTCCGCCATCAGCGTCCAGTCGCCCAGGTACAGCTTGTTGTTCCAGCCGATCGAGTAGAGCTTGTCGTGTTCCTTGGTGTATTCGTTCTGCAGGATCGGCGCGACGCCGAGGATGGTGCCGCCGGTGACGATGGGCAGCGGCTGGCCGGGCACGGTCTGCACGTTGTCGTAGCCGACGTTGTCGTACGGGCTGCTCGACCACTGCGCGCCGTTGGTGAACTTGCGCTTGGTGAAAGTCGAGTAGTACATGTCCAGCTTCGAGTAGTAGGTGTCGTTCGGCGCCCACTCGAGCACGGTCATCAGGCCGTTGCGCTTCTGGCTCTGCGACTGCGCGCGCAGCTGCATGCCTTCCTGCGAGATCAAGTTGTCCGGCATGCCCGGCGTGTGCGGGCCGCCCCAGTTCTGGTCGATGCCGGCGCTGCCGTTGTCGGCGCTCCACCACCACGCCTGGTACTGCTTCTCCTGGATCGGCTGGTCGACCGTGGCGACACCGATCGCGAGACCCAGCGTGTGGTTGAAGAACTGGTCGACGTACGAAAAGCTGGCGCGATGGCCATTCGTATCGGTGCCGGTGCCCGGATTCAGCGAGCCGTTGCCGTTGTGTTCGCCGCGCAGGTTGAATACCAAGGTGCGCCTGGACAGATCCAGCGGATTGATCGTGTGCAGATCCACCGTACCGGACAGGCCCTGTCCGACCAGGCTGGCATCGGGCGTCTTGTAGATGGTCACGCCGTTGATCAGCTCGGCGGGATACTGGTCGTATTCCACGCCACGGTTCTCGCCCACCGTGGCCTGTTCGCGCCCGTCCAGCGTGGTGCCGGCAAAATCCGGCGACAGGCCGCGAATGGCGATCGCGTTGGCATGGCCATCGGCGCGCTGGGTGGCCAGGCCCGACACGCGCGACAGGCTGTCGGCGATGCTGACGTCGGGCAGCTTGCCGATGTCCTCGGCGGAGATCGCCTCGACGATGTTGTTGGCGTCCTCCTTGGTCTTCATCGAACTGGCGATGCTGCTGGCGATGCCGGTCACCACCACGCCGCTCATGTCCGTCACCGGCTGCTTCGACTTCTTGCCGGCCTTGTCGCCGGGCTTCGCCTTGCCGTCCTGTGCCGTCGCAGTCGTGCTGACGGGCGCCGCCTGCGGCTGGGTCGTGGTGTCCTGCGCGGCGGCAGGTCCGGCGCCGGCGAGGGCAAACAACGCGACTGCACACGCGGCAGCCAGCGGACGCGGATGAAAACGGACTGGCGCGGACACGCCACGCAATGCACGACGATGGTTCATGAAGGCCTCCCTTTTGCCCCTGATGTTGATTTGACGTCGCTCCGGCAACATGACGCCGATGTTGCGCCAGGCAGCCGCCACGAAATGGCGACGCGATCACTATGCGATGCGTCGGCGGCTGAGCCTACTCCGTTTGGATCAATCGCCGGAGCGCGGGCACGGCCGTCCATTCAAAGCACGGTCACTTCGCAAAATTTTGCGTCGTGTTCGCGACGCAGTCGTCCGGCGTGGCGCTACCGACCGAACTCGGCGATCACGGGAAAATGATCGGAGGGATAGCGTGCGCCGTCGTGGGTGGTGATCGTGTGGACGGTGATCGCCTTGAAGCCGCGGCTCAGTATCCAGTCGATGCGCTGGTCGGGGTTGCCGGTGAAATTGTGGAATGTCTTCGCCGGGCCGGAGCGCGACGCCGCCGTCATCCACGCATCCTGCAGGTCATGCGTCAACGCGGCGTGCACCGGCGTTTCGGGCGCGCAGTTGAAATCCCCGGCCAGGATCACCCGAGTGTCCGCCGGGAGCTTGCCGATCCACTGCACGATCTCCTTCGCGCTCAACATGCGCGGTCGCACATCCTCTTCGCGATACGGGAAGTGCGTGTTGAGATAGACAAAGCTGCCGCCGCCATCGCGCCGGTGAAACCGGGCCCAGGTCACCATGCGGGGGAGCGGTTGGCCCCAGGTCCGGCTGCCCGGCACGTCGGGCGTATCGGAAAGCCAGAAGTCGCCGGAGTGCTCCACCGCCAGGCGATCCGTACGGTAGAACACGCCCATGTGTTCACCTTTGGTTCCACCGTCGCGTCCCTGTCCGAACCACGCGTAGCCCGGCAGATGCGCGGCAAGATATTCGCCCTGCTCCTCGGTCAGTTCCTGGGTGCCGAGCAGGTCCGGATGCTGCTCCTTGATTACCTGCACCATCAGGTCGCGGCGGTTCTCCCACGCATTCATGCCGGTATCCGCGGGCACCCGCACATTGAACGTCATCACCCGCAGCGGCGCTTCGGCCGCGCGTCCCGGGACGCACAGGCCAAGCATCAACACGCAGGCAAACACCGAAGACCAGTGGCGCAGGTTCATCAGCCATCTCCAGAACGGAAGCGGGAAGTCGAGTCTAGCGGGATTGCCGGCCACTGCAGCCCCTGCAAAAACCTGCGGGCAGCAACGCGGTCGCCGTCGACGATGACGGTCGACGCGTCGCCCGCGAGCAGCCGAAGGCACGCGCCTGCGGACAGACAGCGTTGCCGGGGGGCGACGCGATGTGTCCAAATCGCTGAAGCTCGCGCGTCATGGGAATGGCGGCGCACACTGCCCGCCGATCACTCACCGTGGAGAACTCCGATGCAATATCTGTTGATGCTGTATGGAAACGAGGGCAGCTGGTCGCAGATGACCCCGGCCGAACAGGCTCAGGGCGTCGCCGCCTATGCGGCCTACACGCAGGCGCTGAAGACCGGCGGCGCGCTGGTCGGCTCGAACCGCCTGCAGAACAGCACGACCGCCACCACCGTGCACGTCGCCGACGGCAAGTCGCAGGTGCTGGATGGACCGTACGTGGATTCCAAGGAACAACTGGCCGGCTATTACCTGATCGACGTGCCGGACCTGGATGCGGCGCTGGCCTGGGCCGCACGCTGCCCCGGGGCCAGCCACGGCACGATTGAAGTGCGGCCGGTCTGGAGCATGTAGTTGGAAGCCGCGGCACAGGCACGCCGTACTGCAGACGCCGTAGCGCGTCGCAGCTACGGCAAGCTGATCGCGTTCCTGGCCGCCGCCATGCGCGACGTGGCGGCGGCCGAGGATGCGTTGTCCGAGGCATTCGCCTCCGCGCTGGCGGACTGGCCGCGCAACGGCTGTCCCGCCAACCCGGAGGCATGGTTGCTGACCGTGGCCCGGCGCAAGGGCATCGATGGCATTCGCCGCCGTCGCAGTGGCGAAGCGGCCGCGGCACAGCTGCAGCTTCTGGCGGAGATCGACGACACCGCAGCGGCGATCGCGGATGACCAGGCCATCCCCGACCAGCGCCTCGCGCTGCTGTTCGCCTGCGCCCATCCGGCGATCGACGCGGGCATCCGCGCACCGCTGATGTTGCAGGCCGTGCTGGGGCTGGATGCGAAAACGATCGCCTCGGCGTTTCTCGCATCACCCGAGGCCATGGGCAAACGCCTGGGACGGGCGAAACAGAAGATCCGCGAAGCGGGCATTCCGTTCGCCATCCCCTCGCGCGACGAGCTGGCCGGACGGCTGGACGGCGTGCTGGATGCGATCTACGCCGCCTACGCGGAAGGCTGGAGCGATCCCGGCGGCACCGACCTGATCCGTCGCGACCTCACGGCCGAAGCGCTGTTCCTCGCCGACCTGGTGGCCCGGCTGCTGCCGCAGGAACCCGAGGCGCTGGGTCTGCTGGCCTGCCTGCTGCATGCGCAGGCCAGGTGTGGTGCCCGCCGCAACGCGGCGGGCGACTACGTGCCGCTGGCCGAGCAGGATGTCGCGCTGTGGGACAACGCGATGATCGACGAGGCGGAAGCCCTGCTGCTGCGCGCCAGCACGCTGGGCCGCATCGGTCGGCATCAACTCGAAGCCGCGCTGCAGTCCGCGCATGTCGAGCGTCGCCGCAGCGGGCGCACCGACTGGACGCCCGAGGTGCAGATCTACGATGCGCTGCTTGCGCTCTCCGGCTCACCGGTGGTCGCGCTCAACCGCGCGCTGGCCATCGCCGAACTGCAAGATCCGCCCGCTGCGCTGGATATCCTGGAAACACTCGCCGCCGACGGGCGGCTGCTGCAATACCAGCCTTACTGGGCCGCACGCGCGGCCTTGCTGGCCCGAACCCATGCCTATCCCGAAGCCCGCGACGCGTTCGACATGGCAATCGGCCTGGCCAGCGACCCCGCCGTCCGCCGTTTCCTGCAGGAACGCCAGGCCGCGCTGCCGCGCTGAATTCAGCGCGAGGCAACCGTCGAGCCCGCGGCCTTCCCGCGCATGCAGGCGGATCTTCCTGATGCGTCACTGCATCGAGGCCATCCGCAACCCGTGCCGTGCCAACGCCTCATTCGGCCGCTTTCGGCGCACTGCAAGCCTTGCTGTAGATGCCCGAGCGATCGAAGCAACAGGCGCGACGCTTGCCGCTGGCAAGCATGTCGCAGGCCGTGTGGATGCGTCGTTCGCGCGTCTCCGCCTTCTTGCCCGAGCTGATCCAGTGAATCCAGTCCCGACGTGCCACGGGCGTGATGTCGTCCCAGGACGCAAGAGCCGCGGGCTGGGCGGCGAGTGCCTTGCGCAGATCGGCGGGCAGCTTCGGCTCCGGCTCCACCCCGACCGGTGCGAACGCCAGCTGGATCGTGTCACCCACGGCGATCCCGGCGGCTTCCCGCAGGGCCTGTTCCACCTTGAGCCAGTGGCTGCCCTGGCCGTCCGGCTCCAGCGTGGCCTGGAACGGATGGACGTCTAGCAGGCCGTCCACCGTCACCATGCCGCGTGTCGGCAGCTTCGCGCTCGCTGCCGTCGGCAGCACCAGGAACGCCCAGCTCGCGTCTTTCGGAATCGCAGGGCGCAGCAGCTTCGCCCTGCATCGGATCGTGTCGGCGGAATGATTCATGGCCAGGGATGGTAGCCGAGGGTCACGGGCCATGCCGAGCGGAGGCCATGCTTCGACACCTTTGCGCTACCTTTACCCGGATCAACTATGCACGAGGCAGACGCCATGACCCACCACGCCAAGCCCTGCGCCAGCCGCGTGCCTCCTCCGCGCGTGCCGCCGGTTTTCATCGAGGGCATGCGTTATGCCCAGGTTTCCGGCGCGCTTGAAACGGACGGCCAGATCGGCGGCATGCTCGCCGCGTGCGACGCCTCCCAGCGCGAAGTGTGGCGGCTGAAGGTCTACGAAAATCCGCGTCGTCCCGAGCTGGAAGGCGACGTGCAGGACGTGTGGTTCCGCTCGTTGCGCGTCGAAGGCGGCAAGCTGCTGATCGAGAACGAACGCGGAGAGCGGTTCGAGGTCGATCCCGCGACACGCCAGGTCTGCCGCCGTCCGGCACCGGCCGCCGTACCCCGGTCCGACATCGATCCGCTTTCAGGCCACCCGCGCATCCACCGCCCCGGGTGATTACCAGCGGGACACGGGACAGCTGCACTTGTCTGTTCTGTCTCCAGGAGGTGCGTCCGCCGCATGCACGCCGGCGCCAGCGGCCTCGACCAGCACACCGAAACGTCGCCGGTCCGACAACTCAGCGCTTCTTCCCGCCGAAACCGGGAATGGCCGTGGCCTGTTGCATCCACGCGGCGACCTGGCGTTCGTCGAGTTCCTCCACCGACGCGAGGTCCACGCCGCGCGAGTCCTTGCCCATCCCGATCGGCTTGACCGGCGGCACGGGCTGCAGCGAGGTGCCGCGGCCGAAGGTGAGCTTGACGTGGCCGATGAAACCGCCGCACGAGAAACACCAGCCATCGCCGACGCCATACCACGCCATGCCCCACTTCACCGAGCGCTTCAAGTCCGGCAAGGTCCTGGCCGCCAGGGCATCGACGGATTCGGCGATGCCGCGTTGCGGTTGCGGCAGGCTGCGGATATAGGCAAAAACCGGCTCGTCCCCGTCCCTGGCCTTCGCCGAGCTCGCGCGGCCAGTCATGGCTGCCAGCAGCTTCGTGGCGACCACGGGCTCCGCCGCACGCCTGCCAGGTTCGCCCGCCTTCGCCCCGCCCTGGCGACCCGGCTGGCCTTGGCCTTTGCTGCCACCTTGTCACTTGACTTCCCGGCATCGACTGCGCGTGTCATTTCATGCCTCCCACAAACAAGAAAGGGTCAGAGTGCGGTGGCCCGTCCGTCGTATTTCTTCCGGACTACGACTTGAACCGGCGAACTTCCTGGGGCCAGCCGCAGGCTTCGGCCAGCTTGCCGGCCCATCGCCTCGCCGCTGCCTCGTCGGCCACGTCGATCGCGGCGAATCCGCCCAGAAACTGCGGATTCCGCACGTAGGGCCCGTCGCTGAATCTCAACGTGCCGCCGGTCGCATCCGCGGTGAAGGCCGCGTCCGGATCCTCCTCCAGGCCGCCGGCCAACAGGTAGACTCCGGCCGCCTTCATTTCCTCCACCACTGCCCTGGCCAGCGGACCGCGCGTCGCGAACCACGCTTCGGAATGCTCGCCGACCCACGGCTGGTTGAAGTAGATCAGGTATTCGCTCATGCCATGCCTTCCGGTTGCGCAGTCGTGGCTGCTTCCTGTTCACGACGAACAGGAGCTGGCCATTTCGACAACGCGGCGACACCTTGTCAGCGGTCGCCTGGGCCGCTTCCCTTCCTCGCCGTCCGGCCCAGATGCAGCTGCGCCTGCTCCATCACGGCTTGCCGCAGCCGGGTCAGCGCTGCCGACGGCGCGCCGGGAGCGGTGTGCAGGCACAGCTCCACGCCCGGCAGCGGCGGCAGGCCGTGCTGCGGGCCCAGGCGCATCAGCGTGGACGGAAGATCGGCGGCCGTGCGCACGGTGATGCCCAGCCCCGCGCCCACGCCAGCCCACAGGCTGTGCAGGCTGGCGGTGACGAAGGCCGGTCGCCACGCGATGCCGGCCCGATCCAGCGCAGCCGTGCCGGCCTGGCGGAAGAAGCACGGCGGCTGATAGAGCGCCAGGTCCAGCGCGCGGTCGGGCCGCACAAGCTTGCCCGTGCCTTTCGGTCCGATCCAGCTCATCGGCAGCGTGGCCAGGTGTTCGGCGTCCGCGCGAGCGCCCTGGTTCATGGCCAGCACCAGGTCGAGTTCGCCGCGGTCGAGCCGTTCGAGCAGCCGCCGGTTGGGTTCGACCAGCACGTCCACGCGCACCGCCGGATAGGCCTGGCGGAACTGGCCCAGCGCCGCCGGCAACCACGACTCGGCGAAATCGCCCGGCAGGCCGAAACGCACCGTGCCCTCGATCGCCGCACCACGCACCGCATGCACGGCCTCGTCGTTGAGCTCCAGGATGCGCCGCGCGTACGCCTGCACCCGATCGCCCGCCTCGGTCAGCACCACGCGGCGACCCTGCTTGCGAAACAGCGGTTCGCCCAGTTGAGCTTCCAGCTTGCGCATCTGCTGGCTGATCGCCGACGGCGAGCGGCCGATCCGCTCCGCGGCACGGGCCAGACCGCCCAGGCGCAGGATCGCCACCAGACTGCGCAGTGCATCCATGTCGAGGTTGGGGAGCGGCATCGGTAAGCAATTCGAAAGTGTCGTCCTCGAATTATTCGCTTTTTCCGCAGGCTTTCAAACCCTACGATCGGTGCGGCCTCCCCCCGATTCGACAGAGGAAAACCCCATGAACCCGCACCGCCGCTTCTCCCGTCTTGCCGCCATCGCCTGCCTGCTGCCCGGCCTGGCCTGCTCCGCCGGCACTCCGGCAAACGACACCCATGGCGAAATCTCGCTGGCCGGAACCTGGACCCTGGTGGCGGCCGACGTGCTGCACCCGGATGGCTCGCGCTCGCGCGACTACGGCGCCGCGCCGAAGGGCCTGCTGCTGATCGACCACGCGGGGCATTACTCGCTGCAGCTCTACCGCAGCGACCGCCCCCGCTTTGCCGACCCGAGCAAGGCCAGGGCGACCGCGCCGGAATACCAGGCAGCCGTGATGGGCTCGAGCACCCACTACGGCACGGTCGCGGTCGAACCGGACCACCATCTGGTGTTCCGCATCGAAGGCGCCTCCTTTCCCAACTGGGAGGGACAGCAGCAGAGCCGCAGCTTCGAGTTGCGCGGCGACACGCTCAGCTACCGGGTGCCGCCACGTCCGGACGGCAACGTGCCCATCTCGGTCTGGCGGCGCATCGGCGACTGAGCCAGGCCTTTCATCGATCGTTGCCCCTGACACCTTTTCGCCGGGACGGTTTACTCTGGCGCCAGTCTTGCTCCGCCACATGGCGGGGCGCTTTGGGGTTACGACATGCGGCGAGGTTCAGTGGGCCACGCGCCCACGGGCCGGCATCAGGAGGCGTCACTTGATCTTCTACACAACGAGCCTGCTGCTCGCCGTCGGCGCGATCTGGCTGTTCAATCGGCTGATACGCCTGCGCAACCAGGTTCGCAACGGCTGGAGCGATGTCGATGTGCAGCTGCAGCGTCGACACGATCTGGTGCCGATGCTGGTCGAAACGGTCCAGGGCTACGCCAGCCACGAGCGGCAACTGCTGGAAAGCATCGCCCGCGAGCGCAGCGCCGCCATGAACGCCAACAGTCCGGCACAACGAATCGCGCCGGAGCTCGCGCTCGGCCAGCACCTCGGCCGGCTGGTCGCGCTGGGCGAAGCCTGGCCCGAGCTCAAGGCCAGCAGCAATTTCAGCCAGCTCGCCACCCGGTTGGTGGAAATCGAAGACACGCTGCAGCACGCGCGGCGTTTCTACAACGGCTCGGTGCGCGAGTACAACACCGCCCTGGAGACTTTTCCCACGCTGCTGATTGCCGGCGTGCTGGCATTCAAGCCCGCCGAATTCTTCGCCGCCGACGCCGATGCCCGCGCCCTTGTCGAGGTCGAACTGAACCAGGTTGCCTGACGCAGCGGGGCCGACACGACGCATCCACCGGATCAGCAAGCCGCGCCGATGAGCATCACTGCGGGACGCGCTGCACCAGGGACTGGGCAAAGGCCAGCAGATTCAGCGCGGCCTGTTCGTTGTCGGAATTCAGGCTGGCGGTGAACTCGGTCTGCCTTCCGGCCTCCTCCAGCGACTGCGCGAAATGGGTGTTCCAGGTCACTTCCACGTCCAGTGCCATCGCATACGGCAGCAGGCTGGCCTGAAGTTCGGGATGCAGCGACGGCTTGTAACGCGCATCCATGTCCTGCTGTTCGGCCGTATCGAGATACCAGCGGAAGCCGCGCAGCTTGTGCAGCACCGGCGTGTCGGCCTGGGGTTGACGCAGCAACCACCAGCCGGCGACGACCTGGCCGGCCAGCAGTGCGGCGCCCGCCAGCCAGTCCGCCCGATCACCACCGCCCATCAGGCCGGCCGCACAGATCGCCGCCACGAAAAACGCCTGTGCCCGGGTCGCACGCAGGAGCGCAAGCCGAACCGTGCCCGCGGCGATCGCCAGCGCAAGCGCACTCATCAGGCTGATCACGATGATCTCGGCGATCATCGTCCATCGACTGTCGATGCCGAAGAACAACAGCGTCGCCGCCCCCAGCGCGATGAACCAGCCCGGCATCAGCAACAAGGCGGGGTCCAGCGGGCGCTCGTCCGCGCAGCGTGCTTCCACCGCGCGTCGATAAGCCATCTCGGCAAGGCCGGTGCTGTCGGCGTTGCCTTCCGAAAACGACACCGTGTGGCCGAACGTGAACAAGGCCCGGCGCAGCAAGCGTTCGTCAGCCGTCAGGCCTGGCATGCCGTCATCGCCCGTGCGCGTGGCCAACCAGCTGCCGTCGTCCGCTTGGGCGAGCGTGAGCCCGCCCTTGGCCGCGATGCCGAGCACTCCGGCGGCAAAGCATCCGCGATCCCAGAAGCCATGCCACAGCAACCGGATGGCACCGGCGGACCAGCCTGGCGGCGCTTCGTACTCCACGATCACGGGCTTGCCGGCGCCACCGCTGATGAGCCGTTTCGCGATCAGGCAGTACATCGCCAGCACCGCCAGCCACAGCGGTCCGTTGAACATCCACCCTGGCGCCTTCGGTGCGTCGAACGACCATGCCTCGCTCACCCTCGGAAAGGTGACCACCGCATCCAGCGCCTGCCCCGGCGCGATGCCCGCGGCCCAGTCGAGCGTCATCCGGGTTCCGCTGACGTGGATCTCGCCCTCGTCCACCTGCACGCCATCGAGCTGGAAGTACGCATGAATCTGGCTGGACGGCGTCTCCTCCGGCAGGCTTACCTCCAGGCGAGCGTGTTGCAGCGGCAGTCGATCGCCGGCCATAGTCAGCGGCCAGACCAGCCTGCCCTCGTCGACGGCGACGCCATGCAGGATGCGGAATTCGATTTCAAATTCACGTGGTCCGCTGCGACGCCCCGGAGGCACCTGGATGCGCACGCCGTCGACCCACGGCACAACCTCGGCGTTCAAGATCTGGTGGCTCTCGCTTGCCCCCACGAAGTACACGTCGACGGGCTTGAGCTTGCGGCCCGGAAACGCCAGGTCCCGTTGGAATCCCGGCGGAGCCCATGCGTTGACCCGCGTGGTCTCGTCGACCTCGATCGCATGGCCGTACCCCACCGCAATCTTCGTGTCGCGCGACAGCATGGCAGGCTGGTCGTCGGCCGGACTGGCGTCCTGCGCGATCGCAGTGCTCGCCGTGGCCGCCACCAGCACCATGACGACGAAGCACAGCAGGCCCGCGAGCGCTCGCCGCGATCGATCCGACCCAGGCCTCACCAGTGATCGCCCGAAACCACGCCGGTGCAACAGTCCCTGACGGGCATGGACGTGGCGCGCCAAGGGCGCATCGGAAGCGGCCCACGTCGCACCTCGCAATACGCCCGCCACATGTCGCCGAAGCTCGTCCCTGGCACGTCTTTCCCCTGAATCCCTGACCGACCGGATCGCCCGGCACTTTCTGTCTGTCGCCGCGGAAGTTTCCTTCCCGATCGCGGAGCTTGCAACCCGGGCTGCGCGGCGTCAGAGCCTATCCGCTTTCGCCG
This is a stretch of genomic DNA from Rhodanobacter sp. FDAARGOS 1247. It encodes these proteins:
- a CDS encoding DUF2207 domain-containing protein; the protein is MARHVHARQGLLHRRGFGRSLVRPGSDRSRRALAGLLCFVVMVLVAATASTAIAQDASPADDQPAMLSRDTKIAVGYGHAIEVDETTRVNAWAPPGFQRDLAFPGRKLKPVDVYFVGASESHQILNAEVVPWVDGVRIQVPPGRRSGPREFEIEFRILHGVAVDEGRLVWPLTMAGDRLPLQHARLEVSLPEETPSSQIHAYFQLDGVQVDEGEIHVSGTRMTLDWAAGIAPGQALDAVVTFPRVSEAWSFDAPKAPGWMFNGPLWLAVLAMYCLIAKRLISGGAGKPVIVEYEAPPGWSAGAIRLLWHGFWDRGCFAAGVLGIAAKGGLTLAQADDGSWLATRTGDDGMPGLTADERLLRRALFTFGHTVSFSEGNADSTGLAEMAYRRAVEARCADERPLDPALLLMPGWFIALGAATLLFFGIDSRWTMIAEIIVISLMSALALAIAAGTVRLALLRATRAQAFFVAAICAAGLMGGGDRADWLAGAALLAGQVVAGWWLLRQPQADTPVLHKLRGFRWYLDTAEQQDMDARYKPSLHPELQASLLPYAMALDVEVTWNTHFAQSLEEAGRQTEFTASLNSDNEQAALNLLAFAQSLVQRVPQ